One genomic segment of Paenibacillus sp. FSL H8-0332 includes these proteins:
- a CDS encoding YlbF family regulator, with amino-acid sequence MNVIDKAHELARAIKDSSEVSDITSAMKVIEADPESKQMLDNFRQSQIELQQRMMSGDMPPQEDMEKMEKLFEVLNLNLGIRRLFDAERRLSVVIEDVNKIITDSLSQMYGAQ; translated from the coding sequence ATGAACGTGATTGATAAGGCGCATGAATTGGCGCGTGCTATTAAGGACAGCAGTGAGGTATCGGATATTACCAGTGCAATGAAGGTGATCGAAGCAGATCCGGAGAGCAAGCAGATGCTCGACAACTTCCGCCAGAGCCAGATTGAGCTGCAGCAGCGGATGATGAGCGGGGACATGCCTCCGCAGGAGGACATGGAGAAGATGGAGAAGCTCTTCGAGGTGCTTAACCTGAACCTGGGCATCCGCCGTCTGTTCGACGCAGAGCGCCGCCTCAGTGTGGTCATCGAAGATGTGAACAAAATCATCACAGACAGCCTGTCCCAAATGTACGGCGCACAATAA
- a CDS encoding YheC/YheD family protein, which translates to MSKLKIPVQTVHSGILQENAVMLGEKSMKRLKIPAHGTIQLNFGSFRQEVTVIPVPKSDSLRVSEALARRLGLRQHLTLNASYSTGSRILRLGPMIGVLVSRDHPEQPERVFGQITMFCRELTHACHAQGTYVYFFTPEALESRTTTIQGWVYDEGWRKLSLPVADVINNRLTTRKVENKPSVQHFLTDVKSRYGTHFFNEKFLDKTEVFEALALDPALQRYLPESHALTGLAILKKMCSSYPSVFLKPVRGSLGKGILRISKEEGGGYRLLSTTPMGTRKQSYTSLAKLFQTIAPKMKTTRFQIQQGLSLMELGRRPVDFRALVQKNGTGKWGVTSIVARTAGSNHFVSNLARGGTLSTVKEAVGKSSLPSGVKESTQVQLPRAALAIARGVETYIPAHFGELGIDLALDQSGRIWLLEVNSKPSKNDNTPLNDQKIRPSVKQMILYCRYLAGL; encoded by the coding sequence ATGTCTAAGCTAAAGATCCCGGTTCAAACGGTCCACTCGGGCATCCTGCAGGAAAATGCTGTAATGCTAGGCGAAAAATCCATGAAGAGGCTCAAAATACCGGCGCACGGAACTATTCAGCTGAACTTCGGCTCTTTCCGGCAGGAGGTTACCGTAATTCCTGTTCCCAAATCCGACAGTCTGCGCGTTAGTGAGGCACTCGCCCGGCGGCTTGGCTTAAGACAGCACCTGACGCTTAACGCTTCCTACAGCACCGGCAGCCGCATTCTGCGTCTGGGGCCGATGATTGGCGTCCTGGTGAGCCGGGACCATCCCGAACAGCCGGAGCGAGTCTTCGGCCAGATCACCATGTTCTGCCGGGAGCTGACCCATGCCTGCCATGCACAAGGCACCTATGTCTATTTCTTCACCCCGGAAGCGCTGGAATCACGCACCACTACCATCCAGGGCTGGGTCTACGATGAGGGCTGGCGGAAGCTGAGTCTTCCTGTTGCCGATGTGATCAACAATCGGCTGACCACGCGAAAGGTAGAGAATAAACCTAGCGTACAGCATTTTTTGACAGATGTAAAATCCCGCTACGGAACCCACTTCTTCAACGAAAAGTTCCTAGACAAGACAGAGGTATTCGAGGCGCTGGCTCTAGACCCCGCCCTGCAGCGGTACTTGCCAGAATCGCATGCCCTGACCGGCTTAGCCATACTCAAAAAAATGTGCAGCAGCTATCCCAGCGTGTTCCTGAAGCCGGTACGCGGCAGCCTGGGCAAAGGCATTCTGCGCATTTCCAAAGAGGAAGGCGGAGGCTACCGGCTGCTGTCCACCACTCCGATGGGCACACGAAAGCAGAGCTATACCAGTCTGGCGAAGCTATTTCAGACCATTGCCCCCAAGATGAAAACCACCCGCTTCCAGATCCAGCAGGGTCTCTCCCTGATGGAGCTTGGACGGCGGCCGGTCGATTTCCGGGCACTGGTGCAGAAGAACGGCACCGGCAAATGGGGCGTCACCTCCATTGTGGCCCGGACCGCCGGAAGTAATCATTTCGTCTCCAATCTTGCCCGCGGCGGCACGCTCAGTACGGTCAAGGAGGCCGTCGGCAAAAGCAGTCTTCCGTCCGGTGTCAAAGAAAGCACCCAGGTTCAGCTGCCCAGAGCGGCGCTGGCCATTGCAAGAGGGGTTGAGACTTACATTCCCGCGCATTTCGGGGAGCTCGGCATCGACCTCGCGCTTGACCAGTCCGGCCGAATCTGGCTGCTGGAGGTCAACTCCAAGCCATCCAAGAACG